A genomic stretch from Flavobacteriales bacterium includes:
- a CDS encoding tRNA-(ms[2]io[6]A)-hydroxylase — protein sequence MLGLQLPTDPRWANIAEKNIEEILTDHAYCEQKAASTAISLIIQYPEHSELVTAMSELAREEMEHFQRVHQLILQRGLTLGWERKDEYVNDLARMIRKGEGKVVALVDKLLFAALVEARSCERFKVLSENIEDTELAAFYRELMISEAGHYTMFLSFARQYGKPENIDVERRWKEFLKYEAEVISQYGNTERIHG from the coding sequence ATGCTGGGACTTCAACTGCCTACCGATCCGCGTTGGGCAAACATTGCCGAAAAAAATATCGAAGAAATTCTGACCGATCATGCATACTGTGAACAAAAAGCTGCATCCACAGCCATCTCCCTGATCATTCAATACCCTGAACATAGCGAGTTGGTAACGGCTATGAGTGAACTGGCAAGGGAAGAGATGGAGCATTTTCAACGGGTCCATCAGCTGATCCTGCAACGTGGACTGACGTTGGGTTGGGAACGCAAGGATGAATATGTCAATGATCTGGCAAGGATGATCAGAAAAGGGGAGGGCAAAGTGGTGGCCCTGGTAGATAAGCTGCTTTTTGCTGCCCTGGTCGAGGCAAGGAGTTGCGAACGCTTCAAGGTTTTGTCTGAGAATATTGAGGATACGGAGTTAGCCGCCTTTTATCGCGAATTGATGATCAGCGAAGCCGGTCATTATACGATGTTTCTAAGTTTTGCCAGACAATACGGAAAACCTGAAAATATTGATGTGGAACGTCGCTGGAAGGAGTTCCTGAAGTATGAGGCGGAAGTGATCAGTCAATATGGGAATACGGAGCGTATCCACGGTTGA